A genomic window from Methanovulcanius yangii includes:
- a CDS encoding DUF7518 family protein codes for MLKENPEITEVVRTEPVDERLANRVNELEGMVKGLTEELLDMKAEVRKLSKLVEGASAASQPGPAAPRRTRPAPEPAPTARKPAPEAASGKRPHDAVKIMQPDGTLDYEERSNDEDLIVAGARPRVKNTRTGKGYRQAEESKPLIYAEEDDSVEIKKK; via the coding sequence ATGTTAAAGGAAAATCCGGAAATCACTGAAGTGGTTCGAACCGAGCCTGTTGACGAGCGTCTGGCAAACCGTGTCAACGAGCTTGAAGGGATGGTAAAGGGACTGACTGAAGAGCTTCTTGACATGAAGGCAGAGGTGCGCAAGCTATCGAAACTCGTCGAAGGTGCGTCGGCGGCATCCCAGCCTGGTCCTGCGGCACCGCGGCGAACGCGTCCTGCCCCCGAGCCGGCCCCTACGGCCCGCAAACCCGCCCCTGAAGCAGCGTCCGGGAAGCGGCCCCATGACGCAGTCAAGATCATGCAGCCGGACGGCACGCTCGATTACGAAGAGCGGTCAAACGATGAAGACCTCATCGTCGCCGGGGCACGCCCCCGCGTGAAGAATACCCGCACGGGGAAGGGCTATCGCCAGGCTGAGGAATCCAAGCCCCTGATTTACGCCGAAGAGGATGACTCGGTGGAAATTAAGAAAAAATAA
- the glyA gene encoding serine hydroxymethyltransferase: MSSLAESDPEVYEIIELERSRQVNGLELIASENVVSKAVLEAVGSIMTNKYAEGYPGKRYYGGCQYHDMVENLARDRLCKLFGAEHANVQAVSGSQANQAVYFAYMKHNDVMMSQDLSQGGHLSHGSPVNITGKWYSVSHYGVDHETEMLDYASIAEQARKIKPKMIVCGASAYPREIDFKAFQEIAEDVGAYCMADIAHIAGLCATGVHNSPVGVVNFTTSTTHKTLRGPRGGIIMCNDEYAADIDRSVFPGMQGGPLMHVIAGKAVCFQEALQPSFTEYAKQVVKNARAMAETLLDEGFDLVSGGTDNHLILLDLTNIGLTGLEAENLLGDAGITVNKNTIPRETRSPFVTSGLRIGTPAVTSRGMKEDEMKQIALFIARVLKDPENTTMTADVKEEVKGLASGFTLYPDEVC; the protein is encoded by the coding sequence ATGTCTAGTCTGGCCGAATCAGATCCAGAAGTATATGAAATCATTGAACTCGAACGTTCCCGTCAGGTGAACGGTCTTGAACTCATCGCTTCTGAAAATGTGGTTTCCAAGGCAGTACTCGAAGCTGTCGGTTCCATCATGACCAACAAATATGCAGAGGGGTACCCCGGGAAACGGTACTACGGCGGATGTCAGTACCATGACATGGTCGAAAACCTTGCACGCGACCGGCTCTGCAAACTTTTTGGCGCCGAACATGCGAACGTCCAGGCGGTCTCGGGAAGCCAGGCCAACCAGGCGGTTTACTTTGCCTACATGAAGCACAACGACGTCATGATGAGCCAGGACCTCTCGCAGGGCGGCCACCTGTCCCACGGTTCACCGGTCAACATCACCGGCAAGTGGTACTCGGTCTCCCACTACGGCGTCGACCACGAGACGGAGATGCTGGACTATGCGTCCATCGCCGAGCAGGCACGGAAAATAAAACCGAAGATGATCGTCTGCGGTGCGAGCGCCTACCCGCGTGAGATCGATTTCAAGGCATTCCAGGAGATCGCCGAGGACGTCGGTGCATACTGTATGGCCGACATCGCCCACATCGCGGGCCTCTGCGCCACCGGCGTGCACAACTCACCGGTGGGCGTCGTCAACTTCACCACCTCGACCACCCACAAGACCCTCCGCGGACCTCGCGGCGGTATCATTATGTGCAACGACGAGTATGCCGCCGACATCGACCGCTCGGTCTTCCCCGGCATGCAGGGCGGCCCCCTGATGCACGTCATCGCCGGTAAGGCGGTCTGTTTCCAGGAAGCCCTCCAGCCCTCCTTTACGGAATATGCAAAACAGGTCGTAAAAAACGCCCGGGCAATGGCGGAGACCCTCCTCGACGAAGGCTTCGACCTCGTCTCCGGCGGAACGGACAACCACCTCATCCTCCTCGACCTGACCAATATCGGACTGACCGGACTTGAGGCAGAGAACCTCCTCGGTGATGCCGGCATCACCGTCAATAAGAATACCATCCCCCGCGAGACCCGCAGTCCATTCGTGACCTCCGGTCTTCGCATCGGCACCCCCGCCGTCACCTCACGCGGCATGAAGGAAGACGAGATGAAACAGATCGCCCTCTTCATCGCCCGTGTCCTCAAGGACCCCGAGAACACGACCATGACTGCAGATGTCAAGGAAGAAGTTAAGGGTCTTGCCAGCGGATTCACCCTCTATCCGGATGAAGTATGTTAA
- the folD gene encoding bifunctional methylenetetrahydrofolate dehydrogenase/methenyltetrahydrofolate cyclohydrolase FolD, which produces MLIDGKGISVKRLAALKEEIATSGCVPCLATVIVGADPASQMYVRMKHKACDDVGVTSVGVELPEDATTEEVVAAVAHLNDDPSVHGILVQLPLPKQIDTEAVIEAVSPAKDVDGFHPENVGALFSGRPRFVPCTPGGIMTLLAEYAIPTAGARAVVVGRSVDVGRPMAALLINADATVTVCHSRTKNLEDEMKAADILVSAIGKARFVTKDMVKPGAVVIDVGINYDDDGKLCGDVDFDAVADVASAITPVPGGVGPMTIATLMENTFAAAKRQIC; this is translated from the coding sequence ATGTTAATTGATGGAAAAGGAATCTCAGTAAAGCGCCTTGCGGCACTCAAAGAGGAGATCGCCACTTCAGGATGTGTCCCCTGCCTTGCAACGGTCATCGTGGGGGCAGACCCGGCCTCCCAGATGTACGTGCGGATGAAGCACAAGGCCTGCGATGATGTCGGCGTCACCTCCGTTGGCGTCGAACTTCCCGAAGACGCCACCACCGAAGAGGTCGTGGCAGCAGTCGCCCACCTGAACGACGACCCGTCGGTCCACGGCATCCTCGTGCAGCTCCCGCTGCCGAAACAGATCGATACCGAGGCCGTCATCGAGGCCGTCTCTCCGGCAAAGGACGTCGACGGGTTCCACCCGGAAAATGTCGGCGCCCTCTTCTCCGGACGTCCGCGGTTCGTGCCGTGCACTCCCGGCGGAATCATGACGCTTCTTGCCGAGTATGCCATTCCGACCGCCGGCGCCCGTGCGGTCGTCGTCGGCCGCAGTGTCGATGTCGGGCGCCCGATGGCAGCACTCCTCATCAACGCCGATGCGACGGTGACCGTCTGCCACTCGCGGACAAAGAACCTCGAAGATGAGATGAAGGCGGCGGACATTTTGGTCAGCGCCATCGGCAAGGCCCGGTTCGTCACGAAGGATATGGTCAAACCAGGTGCCGTCGTCATCGACGTGGGCATCAACTATGACGACGATGGCAAACTCTGCGGCGACGTCGACTTCGACGCGGTTGCAGATGTCGCCTCCGCCATCACGCCGGTTCCGGGCGGGGTCGGCCCGATGACCATTGCGACGCTGATGGAGAACACCTTCGCCGCCGCAAAACGCCAGATATGTTGA
- the folP gene encoding dihydropteroate synthase has translation MLKCFVGTVGIGGGDPVRLMAVMNASPESFFSHSFVPREKLRDTAFRFLDDGAEIIDLGARSTAPDAPPLSAAEEKERLCASLKELAGIGLPVSVDTMFPDVLDAALRYDIDAINDIHGLANPDYARIAGDAGLPVFLMASTAVPGDAVGVTATHAACETVIDRAHRAGITDIILDPAIGHWIPERTMEDDWDLCRAFSSFQAHGCPLLAAVSRKSFIGDLLDTPPEGRLAGTMAVTYDLLLQGASVVRTHDVRETADLIRIFEHLRESRQNIT, from the coding sequence ATGTTGAAGTGTTTCGTCGGAACGGTGGGTATTGGCGGCGGCGACCCGGTACGCCTGATGGCCGTGATGAATGCCAGCCCCGAATCTTTTTTTTCTCATTCTTTTGTTCCCCGTGAAAAGCTCCGTGACACGGCATTCAGGTTTCTGGACGATGGCGCCGAGATCATCGACCTCGGAGCACGCTCGACGGCACCCGATGCCCCGCCCCTCAGTGCCGCCGAGGAGAAGGAGCGTCTCTGCGCATCATTAAAGGAACTGGCGGGGATCGGGCTCCCCGTCTCGGTCGACACGATGTTTCCCGACGTGCTCGATGCAGCCCTCCGGTATGACATCGACGCCATCAACGATATCCACGGCCTTGCAAACCCCGACTACGCCCGTATCGCCGGAGACGCAGGGCTGCCGGTCTTTCTGATGGCGTCCACCGCCGTGCCTGGCGACGCCGTCGGGGTTACCGCGACCCATGCGGCCTGCGAGACGGTCATCGACCGGGCGCACCGGGCGGGCATCACCGACATTATCCTCGACCCCGCCATCGGCCACTGGATACCCGAACGCACGATGGAAGACGACTGGGATCTCTGCCGGGCATTTTCCTCGTTTCAGGCCCATGGCTGCCCCCTCCTTGCGGCGGTCTCCCGCAAATCGTTCATCGGCGATCTCCTTGACACGCCACCGGAGGGGCGCCTTGCAGGAACGATGGCCGTCACCTACGACCTCCTCCTGCAGGGAGCATCCGTCGTCCGCACCCACGATGTACGCGAAACGGCAGACCTAATACGAATCTTTGAACACCTCAGGGAATCGAGGCAGAATATCACATGA
- the cofE gene encoding coenzyme F420-0:L-glutamate ligase: MTDNFCVYGLTTGIITAGDDITQAILTSAETACGIEDGDIIVIAESALASAEGAIVYLDDVTPSAEAERLAEEYRMDPRVVEVVIGQSDAIIGGIPGFLLCLRGGTLLPNAGTDGSNAPPGALVCLPDDPDQSAATIRERIRRETGRTVGVLIADSRTHAMRLGCGGVAIGCAGFGAVEDDVGRNDLFGRTLEVTKRAIGDNLASAAELVMGEADECVPAALIRGTNIPMTEERGVETIDAAECLFMGAALHADPSRLKGKPDTDTL, encoded by the coding sequence ATGACGGACAATTTCTGTGTTTATGGGCTCACCACCGGCATCATCACCGCCGGTGACGATATCACACAGGCCATTCTCACCTCGGCTGAAACGGCCTGCGGCATCGAAGACGGGGACATCATCGTCATCGCAGAGAGCGCCCTTGCCTCTGCCGAAGGCGCCATCGTCTACCTCGACGATGTCACTCCTTCGGCCGAGGCAGAACGCCTCGCCGAAGAATACCGGATGGACCCGCGGGTCGTCGAGGTCGTCATCGGCCAGAGTGACGCCATCATCGGCGGCATACCGGGCTTTCTCCTGTGTCTTCGGGGGGGGACGCTCCTCCCGAACGCAGGCACCGACGGGTCGAACGCACCCCCGGGTGCGCTCGTCTGCCTTCCCGACGACCCGGACCAAAGCGCCGCCACCATTCGCGAGCGCATCCGTCGGGAGACGGGGAGGACCGTCGGCGTGCTCATCGCCGATTCACGAACCCATGCGATGCGCCTCGGGTGCGGCGGGGTCGCCATCGGATGTGCAGGGTTCGGCGCCGTCGAGGACGATGTCGGGCGAAACGATCTCTTCGGCCGGACGCTCGAGGTGACGAAACGTGCCATCGGGGACAACCTTGCATCCGCTGCAGAACTCGTGATGGGTGAAGCGGACGAATGCGTTCCGGCCGCGCTCATACGGGGGACGAATATCCCCATGACCGAAGAAAGAGGTGTCGAGACGATAGACGCGGCAGAGTGCCTATTCATGGGGGCTGCGCTGCACGCTGACCCGTCCCGTCTCAAGGGAAAGCCCGATACCGATACCCTGTAG
- the cofC gene encoding 2-phospho-L-lactate guanylyltransferase, which translates to MPVDAIIPFRPVNPKTRLSDIMDQQEREAFARVMLGDVIRALREAGCSPCILCTTDFRHTGAATYIDEQGLNEALNDYLARCTGGPVLIFMSDIPLATPASIRRVIETGADVAIVPGRGGGTNVIFIREPSRYRVDFYGASFCDHMAIAEAAGLSVEVIDSFFMSTDIDEREDLVEILLHGKGESRGYLQGIGIGLSLETGRVSVQRSPHE; encoded by the coding sequence ATGCCTGTCGACGCCATCATACCATTTCGCCCGGTAAACCCGAAGACGCGGCTTTCCGACATCATGGATCAGCAGGAGCGTGAGGCCTTTGCCCGCGTCATGCTGGGCGATGTGATCCGTGCCCTCCGGGAGGCCGGGTGCAGCCCGTGCATCCTCTGCACGACGGACTTTCGTCATACCGGGGCCGCGACATACATCGATGAACAGGGTCTCAACGAGGCGCTCAATGACTATCTTGCCCGTTGCACCGGAGGGCCGGTCCTCATCTTCATGTCGGATATTCCACTCGCAACGCCAGCATCTATCCGCCGTGTCATCGAAACCGGGGCGGATGTGGCCATCGTCCCCGGGAGGGGCGGCGGGACCAATGTGATCTTCATCAGGGAACCCTCCCGGTACCGGGTCGATTTCTACGGCGCAAGTTTCTGCGATCACATGGCGATCGCCGAGGCGGCGGGGCTCTCCGTCGAGGTGATCGATTCGTTTTTCATGTCGACGGATATCGACGAGCGGGAGGATCTGGTGGAGATCCTTCTCCACGGAAAAGGAGAGAGCAGGGGATATCTACAGGGTATCGGTATCGGGCTTTCCCTTGAGACGGGACGGGTCAGCGTGCAGCGCAGCCCCCATGAATAG
- a CDS encoding ferredoxin-thioredoxin reductase catalytic domain-containing protein produces MMTGKSKKADEEAIQKSIREWAAEYAASKDWHLNPNDKQLDAVLKGLARNTVRLGERYCPCRMRTGDEETDREIICPCIFHEDELANDGNCHCRLFFRDE; encoded by the coding sequence ATGATGACCGGAAAAAGCAAAAAAGCCGATGAAGAAGCCATCCAGAAGTCCATCAGGGAATGGGCGGCGGAGTACGCTGCTTCGAAGGACTGGCACCTGAACCCAAACGACAAACAGCTCGACGCTGTCCTGAAGGGGCTGGCACGAAATACCGTGCGCCTGGGCGAGCGATACTGTCCGTGCAGGATGCGCACCGGTGACGAGGAAACGGACAGGGAAATCATCTGTCCCTGCATATTCCATGAAGATGAACTGGCAAACGACGGGAACTGTCACTGCCGGCTCTTCTTCAGGGATGAATAG
- the purQ gene encoding phosphoribosylformylglycinamidine synthase I produces MRFAVLQFGGSNCDHDAYHVVHDVCGVDCDLIWYKEGIGREYDAVIIPGGFSYGDYLRAGAIATRTPIMQDVLAHAGAGRLVLGICNGAQIGAESGLVPGVFTTNEYPKFICEWVHLKVENATSPFTTKYRKGEVIRIPIAHKEGRYVVPPGVGRQLLDEGRVAFRFCNEAGECTPASNPNGSELNITGVLGEDGNVLVMMPHPERAAEGILGSDDGRRLFESMIAHIENQ; encoded by the coding sequence ATGAGATTTGCAGTACTCCAGTTTGGCGGAAGCAACTGTGACCATGACGCATACCATGTCGTGCACGATGTCTGCGGCGTGGACTGCGACCTGATATGGTACAAGGAAGGCATCGGCCGGGAGTACGATGCAGTCATCATCCCCGGTGGATTCTCGTACGGCGACTACCTGCGGGCCGGCGCGATTGCGACGCGGACGCCGATCATGCAGGACGTGCTCGCTCATGCAGGTGCCGGACGGCTGGTCCTGGGCATCTGCAACGGCGCTCAGATAGGTGCCGAGAGCGGGCTCGTCCCCGGGGTCTTTACGACCAACGAATACCCGAAATTCATCTGTGAGTGGGTCCACCTGAAGGTGGAGAACGCCACCTCTCCCTTCACCACGAAGTACCGTAAAGGAGAGGTCATCAGGATCCCGATTGCCCACAAGGAGGGGCGGTATGTCGTCCCGCCGGGCGTGGGCAGGCAGCTCCTCGACGAGGGACGCGTGGCCTTCCGCTTCTGCAACGAGGCAGGCGAATGCACCCCCGCGTCCAACCCGAACGGGTCCGAGCTCAACATCACAGGTGTTTTAGGAGAGGACGGCAATGTCCTTGTAATGATGCCGCATCCCGAGCGGGCGGCGGAAGGCATCCTCGGTTCGGACGACGGACGTCGCCTGTTTGAGTCGATGATTGCCCATATCGAGAATCAGTAA
- the purS gene encoding phosphoribosylformylglycinamidine synthase subunit PurS, which translates to MSFTANITISLKEGMLDPEARAIQHALSNLGFETETLTTARVFSITMDVPTEADARIRAGEMCERLLANPVIHSYEIEVLK; encoded by the coding sequence ATGAGTTTTACCGCAAACATTACCATATCACTCAAGGAAGGCATGCTCGACCCGGAGGCCCGGGCCATCCAGCATGCCCTCTCCAATCTTGGATTTGAGACTGAAACGCTTACGACCGCACGGGTGTTCTCCATCACGATGGACGTCCCGACGGAAGCGGACGCCCGCATTCGTGCCGGGGAGATGTGCGAGCGGCTGCTTGCAAACCCGGTCATTCACTCCTACGAGATTGAGGTCCTGAAATGA
- the purC gene encoding phosphoribosylaminoimidazolesuccinocarboxamide synthase, giving the protein MKKGELLYQGKAKSVYRSDTPGVLIVVFRDDITAFNGEKKDVLEGKGVYNARVSAFFFNYLEKNGIQTHYLGMEDDRTMAVRELKMIPLEVIARNIAAGSIVKKFPFTEGQPLSPPVIVTDYKNDAAGDPSINDDLIIALGFLTPDELAFVREQTLRINLLLSEFFAELGIDLVDFKIEFGRTDNGIYLGDEISMDSMRLWDQETGESLDKDVYRFGKGDVMSAYARVVERITDEMRGGNA; this is encoded by the coding sequence ATGAAGAAAGGGGAACTCCTGTATCAGGGGAAGGCAAAATCGGTGTACCGCTCGGACACCCCCGGTGTACTGATCGTCGTCTTCCGGGACGACATCACGGCGTTCAATGGCGAGAAGAAGGATGTGCTGGAAGGAAAGGGTGTCTACAATGCCCGCGTCTCCGCCTTCTTCTTCAATTACCTCGAGAAGAACGGTATACAGACGCACTATCTCGGGATGGAAGACGACCGGACCATGGCCGTACGGGAACTGAAGATGATCCCTCTTGAGGTCATCGCCCGCAATATCGCGGCAGGGTCCATCGTGAAGAAATTCCCGTTCACCGAGGGGCAGCCGCTCTCCCCGCCGGTCATCGTCACCGACTACAAGAACGATGCCGCAGGCGACCCCTCGATCAATGATGACCTGATCATAGCGCTCGGTTTTTTGACGCCGGATGAGCTCGCCTTCGTCCGCGAGCAGACGCTTCGCATCAATCTCCTGCTCTCCGAGTTCTTCGCCGAACTTGGCATCGATCTCGTTGACTTCAAGATCGAGTTCGGCCGGACGGATAACGGCATCTACCTTGGCGACGAGATCAGCATGGACTCGATGCGCCTCTGGGACCAGGAGACCGGCGAGTCGCTGGACAAGGACGTCTACCGCTTCGGCAAGGGCGATGTGATGTCGGCCTATGCACGGGTCGTGGAACGGATCACCGATGAAATGCGTGGAGGAAATGCATGA
- the cofG gene encoding 7,8-didemethyl-8-hydroxy-5-deazariboflavin synthase subunit CofG has protein sequence MHPRVITYSRNAFLPLTTVCRNTCGYCCFRTPVQEGCIMPPAVVEETIRYSASMGCTEALFTFGEQPGMVEGFDAALAPTGYATILDYCYDMCRAAIDAGMLPHTNAGILTREELERFRTVNASMGLMLETTAEIPAHRKAPGKAPEVRIAMMEDAGRLKIPFTTGLLIGIGETPRDREESLEVIRDLHRRYGHIQEVIIQNFCPKEGTPMEAATYPGTEEMCGIIRLAREILPDDVMVQVPPNLADAAYLIECGVDDLGGVSPVTIDYVNPEHPWPQIEELQGLVGTNMLRERLCIYQRFIDRGWNDPSLEGLIKTLAEVIEERNMQMMKRNGEEL, from the coding sequence ATGCACCCCCGGGTGATCACCTATTCACGAAATGCGTTTCTTCCGCTCACGACCGTGTGCCGGAACACGTGCGGATACTGCTGTTTCCGCACCCCGGTGCAGGAGGGCTGCATCATGCCTCCGGCGGTGGTGGAGGAGACCATCCGGTACAGCGCATCGATGGGATGTACCGAGGCTCTCTTTACGTTTGGTGAACAGCCCGGCATGGTCGAGGGGTTCGACGCGGCACTGGCACCGACCGGCTATGCGACGATTCTCGACTACTGTTACGATATGTGCCGGGCGGCCATCGATGCGGGGATGCTTCCACACACGAACGCGGGAATTCTCACCCGCGAGGAGCTGGAGCGCTTCCGCACCGTCAACGCCAGCATGGGGCTCATGCTGGAGACGACGGCCGAGATCCCCGCCCACCGCAAGGCACCGGGCAAGGCTCCCGAGGTCCGCATCGCGATGATGGAGGACGCCGGGCGGCTGAAGATACCGTTTACGACCGGGCTTCTGATAGGCATCGGGGAGACTCCCCGTGACCGGGAGGAGTCGCTGGAGGTCATACGCGACCTGCACCGGCGCTACGGCCATATCCAGGAGGTTATCATCCAGAACTTCTGCCCGAAGGAAGGCACCCCGATGGAGGCCGCCACCTATCCGGGCACTGAGGAAATGTGCGGGATCATACGGCTTGCCCGCGAAATCCTGCCCGATGACGTGATGGTGCAGGTCCCGCCGAATCTGGCCGATGCCGCCTACCTCATCGAATGCGGCGTGGATGATCTCGGGGGCGTCTCCCCGGTGACGATCGACTACGTCAATCCCGAACATCCATGGCCGCAGATAGAAGAGCTGCAGGGTCTTGTCGGAACAAATATGCTCAGGGAACGCCTCTGCATCTACCAGCGGTTCATCGACCGCGGGTGGAACGACCCGTCTCTCGAAGGGCTTATTAAAACTCTTGCTGAAGTGATTGAAGAACGCAATATGCAAATGATGAAGAGAAACGGAGAGGAGCTATGA
- the fen gene encoding flap endonuclease-1, whose amino-acid sequence MGVGLREILADYKTTVSWDALAGSAAIDGNNALYQFLTIIRQPDGTPLMDREGRVTSHLSGLFFRTATLMEKGIRPVYVFDGKPPDLKMRTIEERRAARSRAAEAWSEALAAGDEKEAYKQARSATRLDKETVEGAQELLRLMGVPYLTAPSEGEAQAAYMAQRGDVSYAVSQDYDSLLFGVPVLVRNLTVSGKRKIRGRTISVEPERIVLAEVLAGLSITRDDLIRMGILIGTDFNTGIRGIGPKTALKIVRAGTFDETMAEKAPETDVEPIFEFFRTPPVTTDYTVEWRTPDEDGIHDLLCNTYDFSSVRVKAVLEKMRSGSGQKTLDHWF is encoded by the coding sequence ATGGGTGTAGGACTACGCGAGATTCTCGCAGATTACAAGACGACGGTTTCCTGGGATGCCCTTGCGGGCAGCGCCGCAATTGACGGGAACAATGCACTGTACCAGTTTCTGACCATCATCCGCCAACCGGACGGAACGCCCCTGATGGACCGCGAAGGGAGGGTGACCTCGCACCTGTCGGGCCTCTTCTTCCGGACGGCGACCCTCATGGAGAAGGGTATCCGGCCGGTGTATGTCTTCGACGGAAAACCGCCCGACCTCAAGATGCGGACGATCGAGGAGCGGCGTGCTGCCCGGAGCCGGGCGGCGGAGGCATGGTCGGAGGCACTGGCGGCAGGCGATGAGAAGGAGGCCTACAAACAGGCCCGTTCGGCGACCCGGCTGGATAAGGAGACGGTCGAGGGCGCACAGGAGCTTCTCCGCCTGATGGGCGTCCCGTATCTCACCGCGCCCTCCGAGGGCGAGGCTCAGGCGGCATACATGGCGCAGCGGGGGGACGTGAGCTATGCCGTCAGCCAGGACTACGACTCGCTCCTCTTCGGGGTACCGGTGCTCGTGCGCAATCTCACCGTGAGCGGAAAACGGAAGATCCGCGGCCGGACCATCTCGGTCGAACCCGAACGTATCGTCCTTGCCGAGGTGCTGGCCGGGCTTTCCATTACCCGCGATGATCTTATCCGGATGGGCATTCTCATCGGCACCGACTTCAATACGGGCATCAGGGGCATAGGACCGAAGACGGCGCTTAAGATCGTCCGGGCCGGCACCTTTGATGAGACGATGGCGGAGAAGGCCCCGGAGACGGATGTGGAGCCGATATTCGAATTCTTCAGGACACCGCCGGTGACGACGGATTATACCGTCGAATGGCGGACGCCGGACGAGGACGGCATCCACGATCTCCTCTGCAATACCTACGATTTCTCATCTGTGCGCGTAAAGGCCGTCCTGGAGAAGATGCGCTCGGGCAGCGGGCAGAAGACCCTGGATCACTGGTTCTAA
- a CDS encoding presenilin family intramembrane aspartyl protease PSH, which produces MSEESGIRSYIPLAGMLLLLLVVQICALAVTPLMIGAGYEAFEDPDSAANPIFFIVLLLIFTAVLLWLIRKGKKNVITAIIGFSIVFIFLYIYSAVFLFLLGPTIAGYLATGVATVLSTAVLYLYPEWYVIDVMGVIVSAGAASIFGISLGILPVILLLVLLAVYDAISVYRTKHMIDLAEGVIATKSPILVVVPKSVGYSYRKEGIAIHKEKNERGAFIMGMGDLIMPSILVVSSYAFLEAPSVFWTLSLPTIGAIAGSLAGLVVLMHYVNKGNVQAGLPLLNGGVITGFLLGCMLAGTWGWLPYI; this is translated from the coding sequence ATGAGTGAAGAATCGGGGATTCGTTCCTATATCCCGCTGGCCGGCATGCTGCTCCTGCTGCTGGTGGTCCAGATATGTGCGCTTGCCGTCACCCCCCTCATGATCGGTGCCGGGTACGAGGCCTTCGAAGACCCGGATTCGGCCGCAAACCCGATATTTTTCATCGTGCTCCTGCTGATCTTCACCGCCGTTCTGCTCTGGCTCATCCGCAAGGGCAAAAAGAACGTCATCACGGCGATCATCGGTTTCTCCATCGTCTTCATCTTCCTCTATATTTACAGCGCCGTCTTCCTCTTCCTCCTCGGCCCCACTATCGCAGGATATCTGGCGACGGGTGTTGCGACCGTCCTTTCGACGGCCGTCCTCTACCTCTATCCCGAGTGGTATGTCATCGACGTAATGGGGGTGATCGTCTCGGCGGGGGCAGCATCGATCTTCGGCATCTCCCTCGGTATCCTGCCGGTCATCCTCCTCCTCGTGCTGCTCGCCGTCTACGACGCCATCTCGGTCTACCGGACGAAGCACATGATCGATCTCGCCGAAGGGGTGATCGCAACGAAGAGCCCCATTCTCGTCGTCGTTCCGAAGAGTGTGGGGTACTCGTACAGAAAAGAGGGAATCGCCATCCACAAGGAGAAGAACGAACGCGGGGCATTCATCATGGGCATGGGGGACCTCATCATGCCCTCCATCCTCGTCGTCTCCTCCTATGCCTTCCTCGAGGCCCCCTCAGTTTTCTGGACGCTCTCCCTCCCCACCATAGGCGCGATTGCGGGCAGCCTTGCCGGTCTTGTCGTCCTTATGCACTATGTCAATAAAGGGAATGTTCAGGCGGGTCTTCCGCTCCTGAACGGAGGAGTGATTACAGGGTTTCTTCTTGGCTGTATGCTGGCGGGGACCTGGGGCTGGCTGCCATATATCTGA